CACTTTCTGCTTCATAGTTGTGACTTCTGTTTCTTCTGCACCTTTCTGCTCATCTTTTTTAGCTTCTCTTTGGAGGTGGCATGGTCACATCTATTTTTATGTTCCTCACAGTGCTTTGTACATCATGGATCCTCTGTAAATGTTGATTGTGTTGAATTCCTGACCAGCTGAGAAGGAGCCTTGGCAGGGGAATGGAGGATGTTGGGCAAGATCAGGAGAAAACCAAGACAATGGGAAAAGGTCTCTGACCCAGAATCCTGGAACTTTAAAGTTAGGAGGGGGTATTGGACCAAGGAGCAGCTAATCTCCCCTCCAAGCACTATGGATAAGAGAACCGAGTTTAGGGAAAAGGCTAATCATCCCGAATCATCTGGGCATTAGTGGCAGAGCCCAAGGCTGCTGACTTCTACTCAGCACTCTTCTTGCTTGACATTCTGTCTCCCAAGTCTTTCTCCTCAAGCTCCTTTTACACAAAACTTCCTAATCGTTCCCCAGCCAAGATGAGGAGCATACTCTTGAGATCCCCTCTTACTTCCTAACACCCATTCCGTGGTTTGGTTTGCAGTTatgccaaaagaaatgaaatgggtAGACCAAGCTAGAAGACATTTATCAGCCCAGAATTTAACCATAGAGAAGGATACAGTTCCTGTCCTTGATTTGCACAAGAAGGACAACAGATTAGAACCTGACAAAGTGTAGAAAGTGTGCACCTGGTTAGAGTGAAGTACTTTTGGAGTTTACAGGTTGTAGGACACTGATTGATTCGTCCAGTCTGCAGAACTCCCTGAAGCAGACCTGGAATGTTGCTTTTAGGTTGAGGCATTTCCAGGGCAAGGGAAGAGAGTAGATGGACCACAGAGACAGGAAACCAGAGAAACCTGAAGGAAATAGGAGACTGGCCTTAATAGAAGGGGgtaaggaaataaatgtttagttACTGACATCAGTAATGACACAGAGGTGGGGTAAGAGTTTCACAAGAGAAATGCAGTGCTCTGAGACCAGGGTGCTGGTAGGATGCTGtgacttgaaaaaaacaaaagtgaccaTCCTGGGGGGTGGCACTCTTAGGGACAGAGGAACACACTTCCTGCAAAGGCTGTTGGCCTGCAGGACTAATTGTGGTTGGAAATACTGCACCAGAACATGCCTTGCAGTTCACAGAAGACTTTACTGAGTTTTAATCTTACCCGTCCTCAAAAACAGCCCTCTGAGCCGtaagtatttttattctcattttgcatttgGAAAGTGTGAGGCTCAAGGAAGAGAGCCAGTGTATCAGGGACAGCAGGTAGTGGGCGGGGACTTACAGCTAcatgtcccctgtcccctgcacTTTCTCGCATCAAGGGGTGTGAGGGAGTGGGGAACAGTGGTCAGACTCAGTGCTCTGAGACCAAGAGTTATTATGTTAAACTCAGCAATGTCTTCCCAAAAGAAAGGTGACTTCTAAAGGTGATCAGGTTGTATAGCTCacctttaaaagtttattttgcacAGTTGTCGAGTGaatattttgtacacctgaaactaatacaatgttgtatGTTGGTTAtagttccaatttttaaaaactgcaaaagaACGTTTATTTTGTGCTAAATATAGCTGAATATTTGAATGGAAAATAATGTCAGTCATTAAAATTGGTTTAGTATAgttgcaaaggaagaaaacagaaaaccatgCCAGTCCATAAGCACCATTGAATGAgcagttttcttcctttatatttaatgcttaagcttgaagaaaagcaaatttgaaaagGAGGAAGATTTTCTGCAGTTTCTTGAGAACTTGTTTGGAGGTGCTGCCCTGCGATGCATTGGTATTGAGTGTCATCCGTGATCCAGGTTAGATCTGAGGTTTAAAGCAATTGGAATAGagtgaggagaggagacagagactgtgTCAATAAGTAAGCAAGAGTTGGGGTCAGGGAGGGAATGAGGTTAAATTAGACTCCATTTATGAAAGCACGAAGGCAAAGGCCAGGGTGGTGGGCTCGTGCCCGTGCTCCCTAGGGAGAAAGACAGGTCCCTGGGAAGGATCAGAGCTGGGTAAGTCTGCAGGTGCCCGCTCTCACTTCTAGAATGTCTTGACCTCAAGAAGTAACCATTAGGAATTCCCAAGACACTCTTCCCTTCACCAGGGAAACCCAGGAAATTCAGTCAAACCTGTGAGAAGGGATGTCAGGGAGTTTGGTTATGGCAGATCCATGAGGGAAAGCAGAGAACTGGTGTGGTGGGGTGGAATCCTCTGTTACAGTCTTTCCAGTGTGTTCTCATGTGTTTTGGAAGGCTATAtctctctccccattttacaCCTGACTTAGTCCCAGGGGAGGACTCGTTGTTACAGCAGCCTCATAAATGATTGCTTTGGAAACCTAGTTCATTTTAACAGATAAAAGGCCATTTTGGTCCATTCAATAAAGTTAATTTAGGGGACCATCTGATTTGAATTCTTGGAAGAAGTTCTGTGTAACTTAAAAGGAATGAATAGACAACAAACAGCaacagaaacatttcaaaatgctGAGGAAAAGAGCCACAGTGGAGGTGGCCAAAGGAGTGGGGTTggcagaaacagactctttattCAGAACTGCCTTTCAGAATGCTTCTTGGGAAGTCAGGAGATCTCTGTGGGCAGACATTCTACCGTGATGTGAACAGGGAGGGGGTAATAAGTCACTGAGGACAGGGTGTCACTGAACTGCTGGCATATTCCCTCTGcctgctctgtcttcctcatctcctaccccccaacacacactcagGGCGTGTACACCCTCATGTACATGGACAGTGCCATATATTCTTACTCAGCTGAGGCTTTCCCCGTGTCTCCACAGAACACTGAAACCAGCCAAACACAGAGCAAAGACTTGATAAATACTCGTCAAACAGTTCACTCTCCTGAGTGACGGAGCAGTAGAATTTTGAATCGAGTGTTAACAAAAGCCATTTTCTGTTATAGATACTCTGTTAGGTTCTAAAGCGGTCCCCAAAAGTGTATGTCATAATTTGGAACTTgagctttttcatcttttttgtttttttaagtccacTTGCTCTTAAGAAGGAAAGTCAAATGAACCCATTTTGCGTCTGCTTTCCTTGCCAACCATACTGACTCATATCTGATTTATTGGGCAGTGGAAAGGCCCTGTGGCCAATTCAGGAAGTGTCTAGAAATAGTTGTTGTCATTCTGtagaaaaggggaggaaggaaagaagaaaagggttCATAGCTGGTAAGAAAGGGACAGGCCAGCCCTGGAAAGAAATTCAGGGGGATCTGGCAGAGTTGTGGCGTTTAGTTAGTGAAGATCATgctgaagaaagacaaaaatgtgcTGTTTGCAGAGCTACCTTTGGATACATAAAGTAACCCAGATGTGGTAGAAACCCAACCACAGAGGACTTGGACCAGTTTTCTAGAACCTCTTAGAAGTCTTTATAGGTGCTTCCCCCACCAGGCAATagttttaattcatcttttttatgAAGAAGTAAGttatgttcattttgtattttgaggAAATAGCcagcattaaaaggaaaaagcatcAGCTACGGTCCATCACAATCCATGGCTCTCTTCAGTCACTACCAgaagttttattatatttcctttttaaaaaacattcattgaGGCATAACACCTGTATGGTGTAAAACTACATTTCCTGAATGACAAGCACATGGTTATGTGTCTTAACCTGCGTTGAAGGAGAGGGGGCGGGCTCTGCACCCTAGTGGTGTGAGTAGTGTGGGAAGTGTAGCCGCTGTGAGCAAATGATGGAGCACACGTCAGCACTAGTTTCTGCTCGAAGGAGTCCTCCCACCTGGTGGGAAGATCCATGTGAGCTGTGGGGCGAAGTCTGATCCCAAAACCCCTGCCCACCTCCTAACCTAGGCCTCCTAACCTAAAATGACTTTCTCCCTCTGTTGTACATGGGCCTAATCCCTGCCCCCGTGtcctgaggaaaaaaagacattttctgaaCAGGATTACAGATGGCTCCCTGCCTTCCAGGCAAATCAGCCGCGAGACCCTCGCTGACCTATCATGGCAAAATTTGTAACGTGCTGGaacatgacagaaaaaaaatcctacaggCACCCAGGTATTAAAAATGGGTTGCCTGCAAAGTGTGGCAGTCAGGTGGGCCGCACGTGCACCTCCCTGCAGCCGTCAGTGCCAGCCTGAGGTGTCATAGGGACGGTTTTCACCCTCAAGTCGCACTCTGTGTGTGAAGGCTACAGAGGAACTGTCCTAGCTACACACAGACTGGGAATGATACTGTTTCTGAGAGGAGAAACTACTGAGAGACCTACTCCAGATAACTCGGAGGTGAGCAAAACAAACGCTTCCGAATCCAGACGGCATACgataaaaaaaaacagcagccACAGCGTCCTGGTGCAGCTTGCACCCCAACCTCAGAGGCCCAGCCGGAGGCCGTGCCCGCAGCGGTTCCCGTGGTCCTGGGCTGGTCGTGGGCTGCCAGCGCGCCCACTTCCGCTTGCTCCCAGGCCCGCTTTCCCGGCAGCCGGGGGGATCTCTGGACCCATGCTCACGCGGATGTATTCACCGGGTGGGAGGACGTGCCCCGACACCTGCCCGCAGTGGCCACGCTTCGGGTACAGCTGACACCGCTACCGCGCAGAACTCATCCCCTTTGTTTAAACCACGGTACAGGGAAGCTTAACCGCGTGCTTGTCACGGAGGAGGTGGAGTAAtggcttttgcatttttaaaacacactgaaTGAGttaatttagttaatttaatcatgaattttaattaaacttttaccAGTATACCAGAGGGTCTTCAAAACAGCCAGCACGTGTGTTGATGACTGGTCCTTAGGTACAGTTCACATACGTACACTCAGAATTGAGTGGAAGGAAGTGCTagggagcaggaagggggcaGAAACTGGCCTTCACTAAGATCTCTGAATGCAAAGTACCCTGCGTGTCCAAGAAGCTATGGGCCACAATGCCTGCCATCAGCTAAGTGTCAGCGGCTCACCCACTGCTGCCTCCTAAGTCTGTCCAAGCTGAGGAGGAAGAAGCATCTTCATGTCTCTGCTGAGCTTTGGTCTGGCACATCCACGTAGCCTGAATCCCGTGAAAGTGAATGGTGTCTACAGAGCTCTGCTCTTCCTATGAGGTCAGGGGGCAGGGCCTCCCCAGTGGCTTCTATTTTCTATTAACAAGGCCCTTGTGCCTCTTTTGCCTCCTTGTTACTTGCAGCCGACCGGGAAAGTGCTTTCAGATAGCCGGCTTGTTCAACCCCTGGTCTATATGGAGCGCCTGGAACTCATCAGAAATGTCTGCAGGGATGAAGCCCTGAAGAATCTCTCACACACTGCAGTATCCAAGTTTGTCCTGGACCGGATATTTGTCTGTGACAAGCACAAGATTCTTTTCTGCCAGACTCCTAAAGTGGGCAACACCCAGTGGAAGAAGGTGCTGATCGTGTTAAACGGTGCGTGCAGCGCCTGGTGGATGTGTGTGGTCAGTGGACAGCAGGGtttggctggggaggggcactgtGGCCTGGGCAGGGGAGACGGAGGAGGACTGCAGGAAGGAGCTAAGGGAAGGAACAGTTGTCCTGGAGGGGCTGGTAACCTTGTAGTCAGTTCTCTGTTGTTTTCCCTGTTGAAGTTGTACTTTAAAAGTTGGTGGTTTAAAAGTTTTAGATACTGAGGTTTTCAAAGGGCCCTGCCTACGGCCAGAATCTCCTCACTTTCCACAGCGGAATCCCTGTCTCAGGCAGCCTGCCTACCCCCAGGTTgaccccttttcttctcttcagatACGTTGCCTTGCTTCTCAGCTGTTGCTAGTTCTGTCCTGGTAAGTcgaggctccacactcactgcCCTCCCAGCTGTCCCTCTGTAGTGGGAGGGCCTGCATCCATGCCTGGGAGGGCTGCCCCCTTCACCCACACATGAGGTGTTCTGTGCCGCTTGGGTAGAAAGCAAGCATCTCCATTTTACACTGAGCTTCCATAGTCAGAGGATTCAATTGACTTGCTTCAGGAAATCGGATCTTTATTTGGAAACAAATCAGATCATTGAAAAGTGACCTCATACATTACAGGTTTTGATTACTCACTACTCTCTTCAGATATCATGTTTGCTTAAACTCCAATTACCTTGAGTAGGTCCAAGTAAATATGGGCTCTGTTAAATTCAGCTTCAAAAGGAAATCATTCCAGGACCAGGAATCAGCCCTCAGAGCACTGTGGGAGGTGGCCCTGGGGTCTCTGTCCTCTAGCCCACATCTCCTGCTGTCCTCAGAGTTGTTGGTCATTTGGCCTTTTCATGGttgtttgggggagaaaagggagacacTTGCTTCATTTTATAGTGTTTGATTAATGTGCTTCTTGAGTCGACAGAATGTTTGATTTTTGACATCAAAGACTGAGGTtacaaatcaaatttaaaacaataattacacAAACGTCTCACAAATCTGCCAGCACAGTGCAAAGCATCAGACTCTAAAGAAGTAAACACCAATTTACAAGGGCAGGATAAAAATGGGGGCAGGTTTGCCAGGCCATAAGATAGAGGATGGTTCCGGTGGCTGTCTTCAGTGGTCCCTGGAGACACCTGCATGGGGACAAGTACTTGAGCAGGTCCCGGCACACATCCTCAGAGCTGGTTCTTTCATTGTCCCCTCAAGAGCAGATGTTCATCTTGCTCATTTTATGGTCATCCAAAGCACTTTGTGCAGAGTTCTGGACTGGCACTTACATATCTGGAGAAGGTATAAGTCAAACAGACAAGGCAGTGGCCACTGCCTAGATGGCCCGACAGATCCTTCCCTGCTGGACTCCAACACAAGAGGATTAACACAAATAAGGATGGAAGGTTTGCAGAGGCCTGGCTGGAACCTTCATGGATAATgacattttgtttccatttggctaaatagagaaaagaatgaaaaacctACTCAGTCCACCAGGCTGAGGACCGAGTGTACCCAAGGTTCCTGCTCTGCCTTCTTAAACCCTCCTTGTCCTCCTTGTCCCTTGCTTCTGATATATCACACCGCTCCCACAACAGTGGCCAGGTTTTCCTAGCACCAGTCAGCTTTGCCACTTGCCAGTCTGGGACATGGTGAGGCTGCCTAGGAACCACTTTAGGCCTGGGGATGTGGGACTGGGAGAGCCAAGCCCGTTGGGAGTAatgggctccccccccccccccgcccccgacaggGCCTCAGGCACCAGTATGTTTCACAGTGCCACTCCTCTGGCTTTTCCCCCCAGTTTCAGAGTAGAATGAGTATTGCTTGTTTTAGGAATTCTGTATGCATACAGggatcttttttaaatgtcagatttAACCTAATTTAGGTGTGCTGCCAGAAGTAGGTATTGGCAGTGTCCCTCCCcttatcccccccacccccaactcatcTGTTGGCTTATGGATTACCAGAAGCTTTTCTTCACTCTCCTCTTGGCACAGCAGTTGGAATTCAAAGACGTAAACTGAGATTTAGGGGATGGACTTGTGGGGAACATGGGGCCCAAGTTAAGAAACCAAGCATCCTCCTTTACAGGTAGCACTGAGGTGGCCAACCTGTACTCCCTTGTTTCCTTACCAGGGGCCTTTCCTTCCATTGAGGAGATCCCTGAAAATGTGGTTCATGACCACGAGAAGAATGGCCTCCCTCGTCTCTCTTCCTTCAGTGATGCAGAAATTCAGAAGCGGTAGGAGAGGTTCCTAAGGGGAGGGGGATTTTTGTAAAATCCAAGGCCCAGTTCCCTCCTTACCATGTGTATCAAACTGCTCTGAGGATTACTGGGGGCTTTTGGTTTACTTGGGTGAGAGGCCACTGAGCATATGCTCAGGGTTCAGTGCATTTAAAGTCACAAACCTTTATGAGAATTTCACAATGTTTTCTCCACTCTTACTTTCCTGCGGTCCATTAAAACAAAGGTTACACAATTTTCTTAGTAGAAATGAGTAGTTGTCTTTGTTCTGCTTCAGTCCTGTTAAATTTTATGGATTCCTTACTTTATAGAACCTTTATGTCACAGGAAAGGGATTTGCATTACAGGGGATTCCCacttagtttttcattttcttccaaaggTATTACACCTGCTTCTGTCTTAGCTGCCctaaggagaggggtgggggatggacctgacataggcagagagagacagacctcaCTGACCACAGCAAGGATGGAGACtgggcattttaaaaatcacttagcTAGTAaattgaaaatttgtttttaggggcacctgggtggctccgtcagttaaacgtccaacttcagctcaggtcatgatctcatggttcgggagttcgagcctggagcctactttggatgctgtgtctccctctctctctctttctctcccccccacttgtgcttgctctctctctcaaaagtaaataaacattaaaaaaaatttttttttaaatttcttttcagtaGCCAAGAAATGACCCCATAAAACAAAGCTTAAAAGGAATCAGAATGCGTAAGCAGCAAATAAATGTCAGGGCACCAAATGAACTCTGACCTCCCTTACTTTTCAGCCACTTGATTTTCATTGCTTCTGGCATTGTTTGGTCTTCCCAGTTTGCACAAAACCTGTAGAATGCAGGTGTTAAATGCCAGATCAGAGAGCCTCCTGGGTAAGGGTGTCTTGCTATCCACCTAAGCACTGATCTCATGGGAGCTTTTGTGAGAAAAGAGGAGTTCAAGTGTGCAGAGCACTGAGCGCAGTTTCCGGCATGGAGTAAGCACTGTAATTACATCAGTGGCCGATGTTGTCATTGTTCCATCAGCACCATTACAGGCCCATCATGCTGCCACCACTGCACCACCCCCGTCACTATTGGCAGCTCCCCTGGGCCGCCTTCCTGCCAGCTGGAGCCTGCAGCCGTGTTCCCCACTTCTCTTACCTGTCCCCTGCTCTGGCTGTCCTTCCCCTGGCAGTTGTGAATTGACTCTATACAGACAGACCCTAAAGTAACTTTCTCTGGCCTCCGCTATTCCTATCTCACTCAGGGTTCCTGGCCTTGTCAGTTCTCTGCCCAACAAGACTTTTAAATGTCCTTGAAGTTTTGGAATATTCAAATATCTATTCAGATAAATAGATGTCTTCACAGTGACCTTCTCAGGTGAGGAGTCCTGTGGCCTGGGACAGTTATGGTTTCTGAGCCCCCACTTCCTCACTGTAAGATGGGTCAGTAGCAAGATCTGCTTCCAAAGGTGGCTGAGTGGATTCAGAAATGCATGTCACTTGCTCCTCACAGGAGTGCGTTCTAGACATGGTGGCAGCGGCTGCAGCAGGGACCCTCCCCTTTCCCACCTCGCCCCGGTTACCATCAACAGCATTGGCCTAACTGCTtgtttatcttcatttccttccttagcTTGAAAACATACTTCAAGTTTTTTATCGTAAGAGATCCCTTCGAAAGGCTGATTTCTGCATTTAAGGATAAGTTTGTTCATAATCCCCGCTTTGAGCCTTGGTACAGGCATGAGATTGCCCCTGGCATCATTAGGAAATATAGGAGGAACCGGACAGAGACCAGGGGCATCCAGTTTGAAGATTTTGTACGTTACCTGGGTGATCCAAACCACAGATGGCTGGACCTTCAGTTTGGGGACCACATCATTCACTGGGTGACGTACGTTGAACTGTGTGCACCCTGTGAGATAAAGTACAGTGTGATCGGTCACCACGAGACCCTGGAGGATGATGCCCCATACATCTTAAAAGAAGCCGGCATAGACCACCTGGTATCTTACCCCACCATCCCTCCGGGCATTACCGTGTATAACAGAACCAAGGTGGAGCGCTACTTTCTGGGCATCAGCAAACGAGACATCCGGCGCCTGTATGCACGTTTTGAAGGGGACTTTAAGCTCTTTGGGTATCAGAAACCAGACTTTTTGCTAAACTAATGTGTAGAACTGTGAATTCACATCTTTGTTAGACCAGAGGCTAACCAGGTGGGAGATGTGGGCACAGAAATGACACGTCCTCCATTCCATTCCTACTGGAGACGCCGCAGTCCCCCATGGACCTGTGCATGCCTCGGCCAATGAAGCTGGACCCTGACCATTATGACTTAGTTTGGACATAAGGTGCACTGAGGGCCCTGGCAGCTTCCCCCTCGGTCCTCTCCCCTGTCAATGCCATAAGGCCTTCGCTCTCCCCAGAAGGGGAAAGCCATTTGTAGTCTGACAGTCTGGGAAGAAAAATTACATGGTGTAGGAgtcatttccatttccttcagtTGTGGAAGAGGTAGATACACAGCTCCCTGAAGGATGGGGTCCCGCCTGTCACTGGAGGGTTGCAAGACTAGCACCCAGCACTtttaggagagagggagaagctaATGGTCCGCAAAAGTCACATGGGGCTGATACAGGATCAAATCTGAGTAATAAAATTACACCTCTGGCTTTCGTcctagtgctgctataatcacAGGCAAACCATTTTTCCATGACTCTCTTGTTCCTGTGAAATTCAGAGGTGACCCAAAGGTACTTTTCAGCAGTTCATCTTTCCAAGATCTGTGCCTATGTACTTCTAGTCCATATTTCTGAACTGCCTGCCAAACACTTGTCTCAGCCCAAGAGATACAACTTTGGAAAGTGAGGGGACTATACATTCTTTCCATCTGAGAAAGGGAACATCTCTGGGGGCCTTATAGGGCACAtagcatgggggaagggagagctgCTTAGGTTTTGGCACTCCAGCTGCTGTGGATTTGAGCATGTCCATCCTCTTTGTCCCATCCCGATGGACAACACCCATCTCTAGGGCCCCCCTCCGGGATCAGAGGCAAGTGTGGGAAACTTGCCAGCACTGCAGAATCAGTGCAGTTTACACATTGCTGTTTCCTTCCATCTCTGCAAAATGCTCACCACTGGACCCATTTCTGATAATGCCATCATCCTGAACTGTAAGTTGGATACTCAAGTTCACCAGCAATAAAATCCTGGGCCAAGGCAGCCTCCAGTAACGCATCTTCCAGGCACGGAGGAGCAAGCCACAGCTACTATTTCAGATGTCAACTGACAATGAGGGCTCTTGAGATTCAGGATAGTTTCCCTGTGAAAAGTCCTAAGTGCCCGACTCTGCACAGTGCCCATGAACCCTGCTTTTCTTCCAGGCAGCCTCaaccttccctctctcaaaatggcTTCCTGAGTTTGTAAAtgtgaaagtaaaagaaaataaaaaatatgtgccAAATCTAACATGTGCTGCAGTTCCAGGGGAGGTGCTCCATGGCCACACATGGTCCTTGAGACCTGGTGACAGTGATAGGCAGCTCAGGCCTGCTTAGATGGCTGCTAGGGACAGGACTGTGGAAGGGAAGCATGGCTAAAGTGTGACCATTGGCAACATTGATGACAGGCAGTGTGGTAGCCTTTCATCCTCAACTGAAACACAAAGGGTGTAACAGGAGttatttttctgtaaagtttTAGCAAAGTCTTGTTAAAGTCATTTGATACCTAATGAGCTGATTACCTCTTTTCTATTTGAAACGTTATAGTGTGAATAGTATGTGAATTTAAGGCCTTAAAGTTAgtcctaatttaaaaagataacgttttctttcttaaaaggtTGGACACCTGGGTGCCATCCCCCACTTCTGGCATTTAGATTTAGGTCATTTTTCTCTAGCATTTGGTTCATTTTCCTAACATATTTTGCCAAACAGGTGGAGACCATTACCACAGCATCTCCTGGGCATTTCACAGTATGTCCAAAACCTGCATTCCCACAACCATCCCTACCCTCCGGGGCTACTGACCCTGCAGGCCTCACTCTCCCGCCCCACTGAGGCCA
This sequence is a window from Lynx canadensis isolate LIC74 chromosome A3, mLynCan4.pri.v2, whole genome shotgun sequence. Protein-coding genes within it:
- the CHST10 gene encoding carbohydrate sulfotransferase 10 isoform X2, which encodes MLGKIRRKPRQWEKPTGKVLSDSRLVQPLVYMERLELIRNVCRDEALKNLSHTAVSKFVLDRIFVCDKHKILFCQTPKVGNTQWKKVLIVLNGAFPSIEEIPENVVHDHEKNGLPRLSSFSDAEIQKRLKTYFKFFIVRDPFERLISAFKDKFVHNPRFEPWYRHEIAPGIIRKYRRNRTETRGIQFEDFVRYLGDPNHRWLDLQFGDHIIHWVTYVELCAPCEIKYSVIGHHETLEDDAPYILKEAGIDHLVSYPTIPPGITVYNRTKVERYFLGISKRDIRRLYARFEGDFKLFGYQKPDFLLN
- the CHST10 gene encoding carbohydrate sulfotransferase 10 isoform X1, translating into MKNTHPQGSAQTLAGRITEWLTFDNMHHQWLLLAACFWVIFMFMVASKFITLTFKDPDAYSAKQEFLLLTAVPDVGKLPGEKHFPEELKPTGKVLSDSRLVQPLVYMERLELIRNVCRDEALKNLSHTAVSKFVLDRIFVCDKHKILFCQTPKVGNTQWKKVLIVLNGAFPSIEEIPENVVHDHEKNGLPRLSSFSDAEIQKRLKTYFKFFIVRDPFERLISAFKDKFVHNPRFEPWYRHEIAPGIIRKYRRNRTETRGIQFEDFVRYLGDPNHRWLDLQFGDHIIHWVTYVELCAPCEIKYSVIGHHETLEDDAPYILKEAGIDHLVSYPTIPPGITVYNRTKVERYFLGISKRDIRRLYARFEGDFKLFGYQKPDFLLN